Below is a window of Colletes latitarsis isolate SP2378_abdomen chromosome 5, iyColLati1, whole genome shotgun sequence DNA.
GAAGATGGCGTATGTGTAAAATTCTGTCAGTAGATCTGTTAGGTGTAAAAGGTTATGTCAATTACGATCGCAAACCGTATAAAAAGATTGGTATTTTCACGTTTACAGTAAGAACACTGCAAATAATTAAAAGTGGTGTAGATTGACATTGTTTGAGAAAAGAATGGTAATTGGTGGTTTATAAAACAAAGCATAATGTTTAAAAATCGATAAAAATATTATCTTGACACCTTATCGTTGCTTTGAAGAGGACGTTTGTTTcgtaaatagaaaaataatggAAAAGTATACAGCGCATTCATTCTCCAGGCTCGCCACTTTCGTTTTTCTTCTTTATTTCGCGAAAGTGTCCAGAGGGTCAAGTGAATCAGTGCGGCAAAGTATTATAGATGTTATGAGAACTGATTCAGATCTACAAAAAATGCCACTATTTTTGAATGAGAGCAGTATTTTAAAAAGCTGCTTCGATGTAAAATATCCTGAAGAAAATGTGGCACCAAATAATATATCTACAAATACTTTGTTGTGTCTTACATTTTATGACACATGGTACAAAGTCTGTCATTCTAATCAGATAGAAATATCATCGTATAATTCGAGTATGTTTGATTCCATTCTTCAAAAATTCATTCCTGGACAAGAAGATAAtgatgaaattaaattttgtaataatCTTAACGGCTTAACTATTTCATATGAGAAATTAAAGCCATTGTTATCTAAACTTTTGGAATTCAATAGACTTCATGTATGTTTCGCTGTTTGTTTCGATGCAGATGGACATTTTAATCCACTCTGTACAATAGTAGCTTGGAGTAAAAGCATTAACGATAATGCAAAGACATTAAACACTGTTAAAAAGATGTCTCCGCACGATGATGTATCAAAAGATACACACAGCGAAGCAAAAAAACAGAAATCAAAGGAGGTTTCTACAGTTAACATAGATATAGCAAAAATAAGCAAGATAAACAATAATAGTGAAATGGTTAAAACTGTTCCTTCAAATAATGATAATCATAATAACTCACAAAACGTGTTAAATTCACTAGATACGGTAAACTCACAAAATAAGTCTGAAAATTTATCTACATTGCAAGAGGTGGCAGcatcatcatcattatcaaAACTAAAATCAACATCAATATCAAATGTTAAAAATACTTCTTCGATATCAAAGATTGACAGTATGGATATCAAGGATCAGAAGACCAAAGGTAAATCCGTTTCCCCTGAATTGTACCATAAGGAAAAGGTGCCAGACATGCAAACAGTTAATACTCCTGAGGATTTTGAAGCACCAAAGAATCTTGGTACAAGTAATAATGAACATGAAGGAAGCACAAAAGATGTTAACGACGATGACAAACCATTAGGAAAGATACAGGATGAAGAAGAGTGGAATCATGTGGATAATGGTAAATTACCTTTTGGTAACAGTTCATAAATGTTTTGGATTCTTTAGTTTTACATATAGTGTACAATGCATTTAAGCTAAAATACTTTGTTAACAGATGTAGCTGATAGCCTTGATCAGTCTAATGAACCAGGTAAGGGACTGTGTATTACTTTGGATTAAAACATTTACTTTTACAATGGTTCATTTTGTATCTTTTGGTGTAACATATTTCATTGTAATAGGTGATCAAAATCAACACGTAGCTGAACCTTTTGAACAAAAAGATACAATATCACATCATATTATAAGGCCTGATGAAGAATCCCATATTTTTACTTACTTTACCGTGATTACTCTGATTTCCATAGCTGCATATATTGGCTATCATAATAAACAAAAGGTGAGCAAATATTTTATACATTGTCTTATCTGTATGATTTTGTAGAGGTAAGATTATTTAGAAGTATTGATAATAACCTCATATTTCAGATATTAGCTATTGTATTAGAAGGACGAAGATCACGAAATAGCCGTGATAGACGGCGTCCAAGCACAGTTAATTATCGTAAACTAGATTATACACTAGAAGAAGCGGTTACATCACAGTGTAATACAAATTTTACCCATGTCATATATTAATGCATGTAATGTATCAGATACTTTAAAACAACGGTATAATAGCACTCCACGTGTAACATTTtgtattcaagtatatttccaacataatatgattttatttttaacaagCTAATCATTTGTTAGTGTTCCATTAATCGTTACCGTATTAGAATCGATCATCAGCAAATAATATAATActtgatattagtttaaaatagtaaaatattTTACTATTTCTTAATTTGTGTTTGGTGGGGGAGGTGTGCGGATAGCTCGAAACTCGTATTCGAACCGTCAAAAGTGTGACGGATCTAGACAGAGTTCGATAAATCTCGAGCAGCCAAACTATTTTTGGACGATTTGGTCCAATTCAGCCTGAGATGTATCGGGTTCTGCCCCGATTCATTGATTTCGTAATAGCATGAACCCGAATTTTGGGCAACCCGCACACCCTAATGATGTTATCATTTCAAAACGAATTTTTGATATTAACAAtagcaatttttcattttagttCATTATTCATCAATATACAGTACAGCATGTTCTTATTAAAGATGgcataaaataatttatattctttTGTTTGTGCTGAAGATAGGTTTGTTTGCTACAGTATTAATACGTTCGTTGCGGTACGGAACATATTTGTATGCCCCGTATTGTAGATTGTTCCATGCGTATCGTACTTTATTGGATCTTCGTTGCACGATAATAGGACCTTTCATACCGGTAGTTATGAAAATTTAGAACGAGCTGTACCTGATCTATgtcgagaaatgtgaaagttgAGAAAAAAGGTACCGTAATGAACgtgttaaaatttaattatagtcAAGAAACAGACTAACAtacgttttatttattattttattatatgggCAAAATTAATATGTACTTACTCAATCATTATTTTTCATAAACAGTTGTACATATATAAGTTTGTACTCGTTCATATTTCTGAATTAAAAAGtccgaaatatttttttataattatttaattttttgttgGTTTAAAAGTAGGATCTATTTTATTAacacttttatattttatatgtatGTATTGGATTCTAAAATTTTCCTCACATTTTGGAATTCTTATTTGTGTTCAGTGACGTTTATTACTTCAATtctcaattaaattattataggaAGATCCatgataaataaatattgataaataaaGCGTTATTCATGCCGTACGTAGCTTTTCACCGAATAAATATAGAACACGTTTTCGTGTTATTTccattttctaatttttctataaaaaaatatagcagTATAAAATGGGTAATGCAACAATTACATCATACATTGTCACAGGCAGTTCCTTAAGTCAAGTTACAGTATTAGCATATATGTAGTAgttagaattttttatttttgacatAGTGCACACAGAAATGTTGCATttgattatttattatattacttCGCTCGAATACATCGATGTTAATgttgaaaataattaaacaatatacCTTTTTACGTATACTAGATTTAAGTAATTTCAGTGCACAAAGAATATTGGTACTTGTACATATTAATCACTTAACATCAAAATTTTGGTTTAAATTACTTATTGTACGTTCGTGAGAAACTACCAAATAAAATTTAACAGATGAAATGTCGTCCACTTCTACGCGGTTATGCCATAAAAATATTGTACCTTCTGGtaataaatattgaataaatttcatacaataaaacgatcacgcgtcatttttattcgtaatataatttttatgtacGATAAGTGAATTCATTAAATTGTACAAAACTTGTTCATTCATTCTTCTTTTACTGAATTACATTTAATGGAATATGattaacgatttaaaaattcaaGATATTCGGTactaataatatataaatatcagCTTATACCAGGCGTTTAAAAATTATGGATATAAACTTAACTGATTAGATCAGTTTATGCAAAAGAATAATGAGTAAGTGTTTCATAGATGTAAACGATTATCTTTATACGAAAAAAACATTTTATGAACTCATATTTTATTTGCAAATGATGTTCAAATTGTTGATTGTTTGTTTCGAAATAAATTCaagtattatattatttaaactGATATTAGTGATGTACTCATGTATGAACTCATGTATTCCAATTGGATAAATTAAGAAGTTAAATATCTGTCAGAATAGTAAGTAATTCGTGTATTCGATTATTTACTATTTAGTACAGTAGCACGCATCTTTAGTTTGTTGTAACAGCCAGTTCAAATGAGGACCCACTCTCGTGAAAATCGAAACTGCAGGGACGGTGCCGCATTCGTTTATATCCGAAATTATTCCTATTATAAAATGCAAATTGCTTTGTGAATTACAGTCTCAATCAAGTTTCATTTTAAACGTTATTCTAATCTATTATCTATGATAATAAATAAGATCTATGAGAATAATTGATATTATCAGTATATCATGTAGATCGACTAAATACGATTATTTGATTCAATCATAGATTCGAGAGAATAATTTTATTGTgtagattaaaaataaattaaattcattGAAAAATGTATTACTTAACgattaactttattttttaacgaattatAGAGTCGGGAAACACGTAATGTGATCACTCGTTTATGATTATGATTTCAATGGGTCGCAAAACAAATACATGGTACGTATCGTAACTAAGAGCATAAAAATGAATTAAATTACAATACACTGTGAGAGATCTTTTAGAAATGTGCTCAGGCTACATATTCATATGAAACTGAGCTATCGAATAATACATTTTTGcaactatttaatttttttataattattttgtagATATACATACCAACGAGATCATAAACACCTGCATACGAACGATATTGTACCGAAGAACCTACGTCATTCTGAAAAATACGAAGCATTGTCAACGTAAATTTGGAAATATACAGGATAATTCACgctaaacaattatacctggaggaATTCCTAATCTGTTGggttaaaaaaaaactataatttaaaCGCAGTACAAAAATCTTTGAAAGGGTTTATAGAATTTGGAAACGTTGTGTTtgtaaaatcttattctaagggaaatagaaaaataattatatttctaaCGAGTTGTCTACGATTCATATTATAgaaataatgaaataatatacctcGCATACGATGGAACTCCCGCCCAAAACACCAGCGCAGCCGGAGTCATTGTGAAAATTCGTGGGATTTAATCCGGACCTTATGCATTCATTGTAACCCAAAATTGGAAGGCCTAATTTTCGCGGTCGACAGGTTTGATTGTTGTGGCTGTCTTCTGTTTTACTTACTGTCCATCCAGCTAAGGTTCCTACTTGTCCAAGGTAAGTCGAACCTCGAAATTTAAGttttgataataaattttcAGTAGAAGATCTTCTAGACAAgctattctttaaaaaaaaattttaatgggagattctagggggcaaaataagacgaaaatcaagaataccaatttgttgattgaggctttgttaaaaagttattaacgtttaaagttccgcttgtagaacgcctgtgcgcgtgatagtggtactcattcagcatgagaaactctacttactgatgtatcgacagtcttacagttttgtgaatgagaaccactatcacgcgtacgcagctgttcgcagattgccgacggaactttaaacgttaataactttttaacgaagtctcgagcaacaaatcggtattcttgattttcgtcttattttggcccctagaatctcccattaaaatttatctcaggggtggccgaacaccctgtataatgtacaCCGTAAATggtgaaatttgttaatttgatTAACACACTTTATTTGTCATCATGCGGGGAAAGTGTAGAATATTAGTAACAACAGTAATTTTCGCTTTCAAGTAACTAATTGTAAATCGGGACCACCAATTTAAAGCGGGTTTGGTAGCGATTTTTATCTCTACCTAAGGTTGATACCAGATAAAGGAAAtaagtataaattaaatttgaccAAAGTAGTATAACTATTATTCACTTAAATTTTACATATTATACACCTTTATGGTACATAGATTATTTAAAGTATaactgaaattaatatttacacttGTGTTGAAATAAGGTATATTTAACGAAAATGTTGGTTAATTGCCGAAGGACAAAAATAAGTGGACGGctaataaaatatacaaaaatataaaatcaatatGTAGTATGACCACCCTTTACTGCAATAATTGCTTCTAAACATCGTGGGATACTATTTATCAgattttcaatgtaatttttatcaatattttcaaatacCAATCGTAAATATTTAAAGCAATTGTTCCTGTTTTGCCGTTTTTCTAATCACATATTTGTAttagaaaattataataatttaatattggaatcttcaaaaatttttttgtttttcttttagtaGTGTGCCTCGGATCGTTGTCttattgcaaaataaattctttttcgaGTCCCATTTTCGTAACTGCCTCTTCTAAATTTTcgtttattatttcaatatacTTGTTTGCATTCATTATTTCGTCAATCTCTACCAAATTGTCAACTCTATTCCACGAAAATACCCCCACAACATTAATGATCTTCCACCAAATTTAATGATACAAAACAGCTTTTTGTATGCTTTGTTTCTTTTCCTCTATACATGATGCTTCTTTTTTAATTGCTGcagtttaaatttgttttcatcACGCCAATATTATTTTTCTCTAGAATGATgttgatatatttatatattttttaacaaaagcTAGATGTTTCCTCGTGTTGATGtcgttaacactaaacctatcggCACTTCATGCATACCTATtcttaccatgaccggtcaaatgaccagtctttctttttctcttttacgaggcaacgtacttctaatttttgcattatatgtataaaaagttgtgttttgatatttattcgtaagatatccttctcttttatgttaaaaaatttgtcaattttcatcggatagaagataaaacgcccttgaaaacgaattttgttccaagtcgatactgtagttagttctagagaaaataactatttaagaaaaagtgctggctaATAATTAcgtaaacatcctgtatttaaattcattttcaattaaataaacaatttatgatccagttttatcgtacactagtcgtaccatcagtaggaattgccgaaacttctttaggtatgtagagtcaaagtaaatgtcaaaataaacatagaagatagcaaaaattatagtaggtgatatagtcatcggataggggatggaatgccctttaaaacgagcgttcgaacttgtcgatagctttattagttccagagatatagcgattttagtttcaagtcgatgcggtggctagtttcggagatagggtttgtttacgtttcgttgttgcgctcgcgagttcattgatctcgcgcgcgcgtaaatagtgaacagtgcgtagtaagttcttggaaatactacgtccgaaactaggtcacggcagtcacgtacgcggggtaggtcagcactacACACGTGCGACAATGAGGTCCGACttcgttagacgaagacagagatagtcgaattaaaaaaattaccttttacataaattacgatatctccaaaacggaaagtccgatcgacagaaaccaaaaaccattttaaaggggaggctttgccgcttctgacaatgcctcaataattaataaaacactaatagtttcggaactgcacgcgtctaaacttttagtatttttaatacgcgttaatagcgaGAGACagcagaatttaaaaaattacattttacataaattacgatatctcgaaaacggaaagtcggatcgacaaaaaccaaaagccatttcaaagaggaggctttaccgcttctgacaatgcctcaataattaataaaacactaatagtttcggaattgcacacgtctaaagttttatgatttttaatacgcattaataggctTTTCTGGGGCGCCGAGCGAGAtcttagtcgaattaaaaaaattacttcttacgtaaattacgatatctcgaaaatggaAAGTCAGATCGACAATTCTGGGGCGCCGAGCGAGAtcttagtcgaattaaaaaaattacttcttacgtaaattacgatatctcgaaaatggaaagtcagatcgacaaaaaccaaaagccatttcataGAGGAAGGTTTACTGCTGTCAACGATGCCTCAGTTATGCAGAAAACatgagtagtttcgaaactgtacgcgtctaaagtttaactatttttaataagcgttgttagactgttttaagcCAGTAGAAActgtagattctctcctttcgtctttgctaaacatatattttctatttacatcggaagctaaccagaatttggtaccttttgtccagttttttacaaaaaaatataaattattcaacCGGTCGTGGTATGcacgacagactacatatttttctcagaaaacaaacaataagaatagaagtgaatattgtaaaattgatTGTACGTGTACtagaagaaaagtcgtgaagttaaatggcgctaagataatattgtgtgttagaaattctaaatgaaattttaaaaacggtcatttgaccggtcgcggtaggtttagtgttgatGTGCGACTTATATTTGGATTTATAGTATCTTAACCCCGTTTCATGCAACCTTCGTTCTACTATTTTTAATGACACACTTAATTTCAACATTTCAACAATATTTCGTACTGAGATTCTTGGATTTTCTCGACATTTACGAGTAAGACGATCTTTCGCGGTGTCACAACGTTTACATCCGCGGcctcttaaatattttgtataaattttttcGACTGCACTTTTAGAAAAACTGTGCTTTTTTTGCTACTAAACAGTAACTTAATTTATTTCGACAGTTCGCTATAATCAAATTACGAATttgatttgaaaattctttttttactgACATTCTGCTATTTCCTTACAAATAATCTGTTTTATACAAAGCTTACACATCAATCAAATAGTTCATTTGAGACTACTGCGTGAGAGTGAAAAGTATACTTCACACTTGTTTACTTTTTTCATGTTGTAATAACATTTTGCACGAGTGCTCATTTATTTTTGTTCCCCGACAATCAAGCAATGTTTTCGTTAAGTATATTTTAAAGGTATATTGCTCTATTATTCGCTAAATAATCTATGTATCACAAagatatattatacagggtgttcggccacccctgggaaaaattttaatagaggattctagaggccaaaataagacgaaaatcaagaataccaatttgttgatggaggcttcgttaaaaagttattaacaattaaattcaaaaatttcaaatcgttctggaaaaattattttcggttacgggggtcaattttaatcatttttggtgaatacacatacttccaaaatccactttcgaaaaaaaaattcgagtaagtgctgaaagttttgggtgaaaaaaaagactttcgaatcgtcttggaaaaattatttttagttgcaggggtcaattgcaagcatttttggtcaacagacataaccccgaaatcctactcagtttcgagaaaaaaattccttaccgaaaatataatttctggttagaaatgtctgcccgaattttcatgcaaatctttaaaacgtcataactcctgaacggattggacgattttaatgtttaaaaaagcaaactacgcgtattttggtggagaatatgtacaaatagcaaaaatatttgaaaagttggtccttgtccccgcaaaatgagaaaaatcccataaaaatggtccaattttcaaacagccataactcctacaattgtgaatatatttcaatgaaacttttttctgaagtagagctcatgggtgcctacaaaaaaatattacacaacttttcagtagggtgtcaaacaaaattattaaaaatcaaaaacgaatttttaagaaaaatctccaggtgcctaaattttttggcaaaaaaaaaaaatttcaaatcgttttaaaaaaattattttcggttgcgggggtcaattacaatcatttttagttaatagacataccctcgaaatcgtacccactttctagaaaaaaattcgagaaggtgtgaaatttttcgacaaaattaaaaaatttcaaatcgttctaaaaaaattattttcgtttgcaggggtcaattataatcatttttggtcaatagacataccctcgaaattctgcgcattctcaagaaaaaaattcagtacgaacggaactttaaacgttaataactgtttaacgaagccttcatcaacaaattggtattcttgattttcgttttattttggcccctagaatcttccactataatttttcccaggggtggccgaataccctgtatatacaacTTAAGTGCATATTAGTTATAGTACTTTGATTTTTAATTCATACCTATTTTCTCTACCTGTCCACTTAATTTTCTTCACCACTGTACGTAAGGTATTCATGATTATTCGTAATTTCCTCGTGTGTAGTTTTGTACCGGAAGTGAACAGTTAAAGAATCTTCCATTACTTGCGTTTTGCCACTAACCTGGATTGGGTAGGCAAATAGGTGACATCCTCCTTTCGAATTTAATCGATTGGCTCAATTTTATCAGTGCCAAGTCGTGAGCGTGTGAGTCTGGATTGTATTCTGGATACAGAGTTAGAGATTCTACGCTAACTCTTGCCGATGATACATCTAAATTGCATCGATCGTGTTCTCCAAGGGTCACTTTTATCTCCGGTGCTGTTACGCTGTAAAAAAAGATGCGTTTAAATTATTAGGATATTTCGACTCTTATTTTTCCTTTGACGCAAGTCCTATAGAAACCATTAAGCTTTGAATAATTAATTTCGTACATCTTATTATGCTTGAGATTGAAAGTCGCGTCGCACAGTGCGTTgagtatatttttatacaaaattcttAACTTCTAAGCtatttgattttcgacttaggaCCACTAAtagttttttaaagagaataaaaAGATGCATTAATTGATGAAAAAAGTACAACTTCGTTAGTTAAGCTgaccttaattttttattgaagaAACTGTATTTTCCTAAGTTTTACTATTGCAATTTATCGTCACACAATTTCTaatgaaattttattagaaacgtTCTTCCacaattttaatgaaaattcttGAG
It encodes the following:
- the LOC143342148 gene encoding uncharacterized protein LOC143342148 isoform X1 produces the protein MEKYTAHSFSRLATFVFLLYFAKVSRGSSESVRQSIIDVMRTDSDLQKMPLFLNESSILKSCFDVKYPEENVAPNNISTNTLLCLTFYDTWYKVCHSNQIEISSYNSSMFDSILQKFIPGQEDNDEIKFCNNLNGLTISYEKLKPLLSKLLEFNRLHVCFAVCFDADGHFNPLCTIVAWSKSINDNAKTLNTVKKMSPHDDVSKDTHSEAKKQKSKEVSTVNIDIAKISKINNNSEMVKTVPSNNDNHNNSQNVLNSLDTVNSQNKSENLSTLQEVAASSSLSKLKSTSISNVKNTSSISKIDSMDIKDQKTKGKSVSPELYHKEKVPDMQTVNTPEDFEAPKNLGTSNNEHEGSTKDVNDDDKPLGKIQDEEEWNHVDNGKLPFDVADSLDQSNEPGDQNQHVAEPFEQKDTISHHIIRPDEESHIFTYFTVITLISIAAYIGYHNKQKILAIVLEGRRSRNSRDRRRPSTVNYRKLDYTLEEAVTSQCNTNFTHVIY
- the LOC143342148 gene encoding uncharacterized protein LOC143342148 isoform X3 translates to MEKYTAHSFSRLATFVFLLYFAKVSRGSSESVRQSIIDVMRTDSDLQKMPLFLNESSILKSCFDVKYPEENVAPNNISTNTLLCLTFYDTWYKVCHSNQIEISSYNSSMFDSILQKFIPGQEDNDEIKFCNNLNGLTISYEKLKPLLSKLLEFNRLHVCFAVCFDADGHFNPLCTIVAWSKSINDNAKTLNTVKKMSPHDDVSKDTHSEAKKQKSKEVSTVNIDIAKISKINNNSEMVKTVPSNNDNHNNSQNVLNSLDTVNSQNKSENLSTLQEVAASSSLSKLKSTSISNVKNTSSISKIDSMDIKDQKTKGKSVSPELYHKEKVPDMQTVNTPEDFEAPKNLGTSNNEHEGSTKDVNDDDKPLGKIQDEEEWNHVDNGKLPFDVADSLDQSNEPGDQNQHVAEPFEQKDTISHHIIRPDEESHIFTYFTVITLISIAAYIGYHNKQKSRETRNVITRL
- the LOC143342148 gene encoding uncharacterized protein LOC143342148 isoform X2, whose translation is MEKYTAHSFSRLATFVFLLYFAKVSRGSSESVRQSIIDVMRTDSDLQKMPLFLNESSILKSCFDVKYPEENVAPNNISTNTLLCLTFYDTWYKVCHSNQIEISSYNSSMFDSILQKFIPGQEDNDEIKFCNNLNGLTISYEKLKPLLSKLLEFNRLHVCFAVCFDADGHFNPLCTIVAWSKSINDNAKTLNTVKKMSPHDDVSKDTHSEAKKQKSKEVSTVNIDIAKISKINNNSEMVKTVPSNNDNHNNSQNVLNSLDTVNSQNKSENLSTLQEVAASSSLSKLKSTSISNVKNTSSISKIDSMDIKDQKTKGKSVSPELYHKEKVPDMQTVNTPEDFEAPKNLGTSNNEHEGSTKDVNDDDKPLGKIQDEEEWNHVDNDVADSLDQSNEPGDQNQHVAEPFEQKDTISHHIIRPDEESHIFTYFTVITLISIAAYIGYHNKQKILAIVLEGRRSRNSRDRRRPSTVNYRKLDYTLEEAVTSQCNTNFTHVIY
- the LOC143342160 gene encoding vitamin K-dependent protein C; this encodes MKLQDFVKFLVCVFVLSAKQIRCEDLNSSNVGRRTRGILDSLFGRFKSCGNCMCGRPNRSGEGRLLGGEYTQAHEFPWLANIHVRSQLLLSGVLINDRYVLTAASQLVSVTAPEIKVTLGEHDRCNLDVSSARVSVESLTLYPEYNPDSHAHDLALIKLSQSIKFERRMSPICLPNPGSTYLGQVGTLAGWTVSKTEDSHNNQTCRPRKLGLPILGYNECIRSGLNPTNFHNDSGCAGVLGGSSIVCENDVGSSVQYRSYAGVYDLVGIISDINECGTVPAVSIFTRVGPHLNWLLQQTKDACYCTK